A DNA window from Gorilla gorilla gorilla isolate KB3781 chromosome 6, NHGRI_mGorGor1-v2.1_pri, whole genome shotgun sequence contains the following coding sequences:
- the LOC115935244 gene encoding putative C-mannosyltransferase DPY19L2P1: MKKQGVSPKPLQSSRPSQSKRRCGPPPSPPPAPEREVEEEVEKSALGGGRSFRRRIQNVENRKGLELKVVAKTLLLGPFLLVRNSLAQLREEVHELQAWWFPSRTTLDIAVLVAYLHWLHLVKLCENYRYFSHLSSLEREMTFCTKMIRFLLLTN, encoded by the exons ATGAAAAAACAAGGAGTAAGCCCGAAGCCGCTGCAATCTTCCCGCCCCAGCCAGTCTAAGCGGCGGTGCgggcctcccccctccccacctcccgccCCGGAGCGGGAGGTAGAGGAGGAGGTGGAAAAGTCGGCCCTAGGCGGCGGGAGGTCCTTCCGGCGGAGGATCCAAAATGTGGAAAATCGAAAAGGCTTGGAGCTAAAGGTGGTGGCCAAGACCCTTCTTCTCGGCCCCTTCCTGTTGGTCCGTAATTCCCTGGCGCAGCTCCGGGAAGAGGTGCACGAACTGCAGGCGTGGTGGTTCCCCAGCAGAACCACTTTGGACATCG cCGTCCTTGTGGCATATCTACATTG gttaCATTTAGTAAAACTTTGTGAAAATTATCGTTATTTCTCTCACCTCTCATCTTTGGAACGGGAGATGACTTTTTGCACCAAAATGATTAGGTTTCTTCTTCTAACAAATTAA